A stretch of the Microcebus murinus isolate Inina chromosome 6, M.murinus_Inina_mat1.0, whole genome shotgun sequence genome encodes the following:
- the LOC105878338 gene encoding coiled-coil domain-containing protein 170-like isoform X4, whose amino-acid sequence MILACFDPPHEVVSTRNPVIYNKRAADPVHSDLGRLLVKNKNLLTELRNLQKKLSIKETSLQEMKTELESYKENNMQQLFQIMSLKDDIKDLQELTASLTRIKSLKNTNIQSLKRGNWDLTERIMELENQIRAHLLEREKAEQRDFLEKKFSGANRFTPYMYMKGQEESLDIFMMKDKDEAILSKNFERNILHSEGPKDEQKKWDKCEQDLVHKEQQTSELDRPPYSFGWETKTAQSQYLRFLGQLAALPGDGTVPIPATEEAVNEKIQETGANEQPWKSKTKDLQMFTKRLEQLHYLYKDTAQKSSQTEEKYWEQKRPLKHLEGKIEINDFFQGRLDLDKKKENSKTTNSQTDEHSEKFKQLEENNTQQMILNIQQNLQIATTQRLEEKIQKLQKQLSDLKLSNKSMKTQLTRVNVLKDKTIEKLRKSLTKVETTKEKAVMQTENLKATLDSGEQEVGSDKERAHQMLDAVTPELSTAKGTLEEVPGQEQKLADFRETIMKMLGFNMKTADKEIINQLRLIIQVYEISKKSKTASDCETRQDNK is encoded by the exons ATGATTCTG GCTTGTTTTGATCCACCTCATGAAGTGGTTTCCACCAGGAACCCAGTCATATACAACAAAAGGGCAGCTGACCCAGTCCATTCTGACCTTGGTCGTTTGTTGGTGAAAAACAAGAATCTTTTAACTGAG CTaagaaatcttcaaaaaaaaCTTTCCATAAAAGAAACTTCACTGCAAGAGATGAAGACTGAGCTAgaaagttacaaagaaaataatatgcaaCAGTTGTTCCAGATAATGTCCCTGAAAGATGATATCAAGGACCTACAGGAACTTACTGCTTCTCTAACCAGAATTAAATCTTTGAAAAACACCAATATACAGAGTCTTAAAAGAGGCAACTGGGATTTAACTGAACGAATTATGGAACTAGAAAACCAGATAAG GGCACATCTGcttgaaagagaaaaggcagagcaAAGAGATTTTCTGGAGAAAAAGTTCTCAGGTGCTAACAGATTCACCCCTTATATGTATATGAAAGGACAAGAAGAATCCTTGGATATTTTCATGATGAAG GATAAGGATGAAGCTATCCTGTCCAAGAACTTTGAGAGAAACATTCTTCACTCCGAAGGACCAAAAGATGAGCAGAAAAAATGGGATAAATGTGAACAAGATTTGGTCCATAAAGAACAACAAACATCTGAATTAGACAGACCTCCATATTCATTTGGCTGGGAAACTAAAACTGCGCAATCCCAATATCTACGTTTCCTTGGTCAGTTGGCTGCTCTTCCAGGTGATGGCACTGTCCCCATACCAGCCACAGAGGAAGCTGTGAATGAGAAGATTCAGGAAACTGGTGCAAATGAGCAACCTTGGAAATCT aaaaCCAAAGACCTTCAGATGTTCACTAAACGACTGGAGCAGCTGCATTACCTTTATAAAGATACTGCTCAAAAATCATCCCAAACTGAAGAAAAGTATTGGGAACAAAAAAGACCCTTGAAACACCTAGAGGGGAAAATtgaaatcaatgacttttttcaAGGAAGATTAGACTTGGATAAGAAGAAA GAAAACTCAAAGACTACAAATTCCCAAACAGATGAGCACAGTGAAAAGTTTAAACAGCTAGAGGAAAACAACACTCAacaaatgatattaaatattcagCAGAATTTGCAGATTGCTACAACACAAAGATTGGAGGAGAAAATTCAGAAACTTCAGAAACAGCTCAGTGATTTGAAATTGTCAAATAAAAGTATGAAAACTCAACTGACAAGAGTAAATGTCCTTAAA GACAAAACAATTGAAAAACTCAGGAAATCTTTaacaaaagtggaaacaacaaAAGAGAAGGCAGTTATGCAAACAGAAAACTTGAAAGCTACATTAGACTCTGGAGAGCAAGAGGTAGGATCAGACAAAGAGAGGGCCCATCAGATGTTAGATGCTGTCACTCCTGAGCTCTCCACAGCAAAGGGCACACTTGAAGAAGTACCAGGACAAGAACAAAAg CTTGCTGACTTTCGAGAAACTATTATGAAGATGCTGGGATTTAACATGAAAACAGCAGACAAGGAAATCATCAATCAGCTAAGGCTTATTATACAGGtttatgaaatatctaaaaaatcaAAGACTGCTTCTGATTGTGAGACTAGACAGGATAATAAATAA
- the LOC105878338 gene encoding uncharacterized protein LOC105878338 isoform X3: MSGPFQVLNHSDPGRLANGQTNGRHEAKPPEVRHLSAHTSRKNSPVERKCITLKVSKMEESKQEEEKKPNQNNNKRINKQTNKACFDPPHEVVSTRNPVIYNKRAADPVHSDLGRLLVKNKNLLTELRNLQKKLSIKETSLQEMKTELESYKENNMQQLFQIMSLKDDIKDLQELTASLTRIKSLKNTNIQSLKRGNWDLTERIMELENQIRAHLLEREKAEQRDFLEKKFSGANRFTPYMYMKGQEESLDIFMMKDKDEAILSKNFERNILHSEGPKDEQKKWDKCEQDLVHKEQQTSELDRPPYSFGWETKTAQSQYLRFLGQLAALPGDGTVPIPATEEAVNEKIQETGANEQPWKSENSKTTNSQTDEHSEKFKQLEENNTQQMILNIQQNLQIATTQRLEEKIQKLQKQLSDLKLSNKSMKTQLTRVNVLKDKTIEKLRKSLTKVETTKEKAVMQTENLKATLDSGEQEVGSDKERAHQMLDAVTPELSTAKGTLEEVPGQEQKLADFRETIMKMLGFNMKTADKEIINQLRLIIQVYEISKKSKTASDCETRQDNK; the protein is encoded by the exons ATGTCAGGCCCTTTCCAGGTTTTAAACCACTCAGATCCAGGAAGGCTTGCTAATGGCCAAACCAATGGTCGCCATGAAGCTAAGCCACCAGAAGTCAGACATCTATCAGCTCACACATCTCGGAAAAATAGCCCAGTG GAAAGGAAATGTATTACTTTGAAAGTAAGCAAGATGGAAGAATcaaagcaggaagaagaaaaaaaaccaaaccaaaacaacaacaaaagaataaacaaacaaacaaacaaa GCTTGTTTTGATCCACCTCATGAAGTGGTTTCCACCAGGAACCCAGTCATATACAACAAAAGGGCAGCTGACCCAGTCCATTCTGACCTTGGTCGTTTGTTGGTGAAAAACAAGAATCTTTTAACTGAG CTaagaaatcttcaaaaaaaaCTTTCCATAAAAGAAACTTCACTGCAAGAGATGAAGACTGAGCTAgaaagttacaaagaaaataatatgcaaCAGTTGTTCCAGATAATGTCCCTGAAAGATGATATCAAGGACCTACAGGAACTTACTGCTTCTCTAACCAGAATTAAATCTTTGAAAAACACCAATATACAGAGTCTTAAAAGAGGCAACTGGGATTTAACTGAACGAATTATGGAACTAGAAAACCAGATAAG GGCACATCTGcttgaaagagaaaaggcagagcaAAGAGATTTTCTGGAGAAAAAGTTCTCAGGTGCTAACAGATTCACCCCTTATATGTATATGAAAGGACAAGAAGAATCCTTGGATATTTTCATGATGAAG GATAAGGATGAAGCTATCCTGTCCAAGAACTTTGAGAGAAACATTCTTCACTCCGAAGGACCAAAAGATGAGCAGAAAAAATGGGATAAATGTGAACAAGATTTGGTCCATAAAGAACAACAAACATCTGAATTAGACAGACCTCCATATTCATTTGGCTGGGAAACTAAAACTGCGCAATCCCAATATCTACGTTTCCTTGGTCAGTTGGCTGCTCTTCCAGGTGATGGCACTGTCCCCATACCAGCCACAGAGGAAGCTGTGAATGAGAAGATTCAGGAAACTGGTGCAAATGAGCAACCTTGGAAATCT GAAAACTCAAAGACTACAAATTCCCAAACAGATGAGCACAGTGAAAAGTTTAAACAGCTAGAGGAAAACAACACTCAacaaatgatattaaatattcagCAGAATTTGCAGATTGCTACAACACAAAGATTGGAGGAGAAAATTCAGAAACTTCAGAAACAGCTCAGTGATTTGAAATTGTCAAATAAAAGTATGAAAACTCAACTGACAAGAGTAAATGTCCTTAAA GACAAAACAATTGAAAAACTCAGGAAATCTTTaacaaaagtggaaacaacaaAAGAGAAGGCAGTTATGCAAACAGAAAACTTGAAAGCTACATTAGACTCTGGAGAGCAAGAGGTAGGATCAGACAAAGAGAGGGCCCATCAGATGTTAGATGCTGTCACTCCTGAGCTCTCCACAGCAAAGGGCACACTTGAAGAAGTACCAGGACAAGAACAAAAg CTTGCTGACTTTCGAGAAACTATTATGAAGATGCTGGGATTTAACATGAAAACAGCAGACAAGGAAATCATCAATCAGCTAAGGCTTATTATACAGGtttatgaaatatctaaaaaatcaAAGACTGCTTCTGATTGTGAGACTAGACAGGATAATAAATAA
- the LOC105878338 gene encoding coiled-coil domain-containing protein 170-like isoform X1 — translation MSGPFQVLNHSDPGRLANGQTNGRHEAKPPEVRHLSAHTSRKNSPVERKCITLKVSKMEESKQEEEKKPNQNNNKRINKQTNKACFDPPHEVVSTRNPVIYNKRAADPVHSDLGRLLVKNKNLLTELRNLQKKLSIKETSLQEMKTELESYKENNMQQLFQIMSLKDDIKDLQELTASLTRIKSLKNTNIQSLKRGNWDLTERIMELENQIRAHLLEREKAEQRDFLEKKFSGANRFTPYMYMKGQEESLDIFMMKDKDEAILSKNFERNILHSEGPKDEQKKWDKCEQDLVHKEQQTSELDRPPYSFGWETKTAQSQYLRFLGQLAALPGDGTVPIPATEEAVNEKIQETGANEQPWKSKTKDLQMFTKRLEQLHYLYKDTAQKSSQTEEKYWEQKRPLKHLEGKIEINDFFQGRLDLDKKKENSKTTNSQTDEHSEKFKQLEENNTQQMILNIQQNLQIATTQRLEEKIQKLQKQLSDLKLSNKSMKTQLTRVNVLKDKTIEKLRKSLTKVETTKEKAVMQTENLKATLDSGEQEVGSDKERAHQMLDAVTPELSTAKGTLEEVPGQEQKLADFRETIMKMLGFNMKTADKEIINQLRLIIQVYEISKKSKTASDCETRQDNK, via the exons ATGTCAGGCCCTTTCCAGGTTTTAAACCACTCAGATCCAGGAAGGCTTGCTAATGGCCAAACCAATGGTCGCCATGAAGCTAAGCCACCAGAAGTCAGACATCTATCAGCTCACACATCTCGGAAAAATAGCCCAGTG GAAAGGAAATGTATTACTTTGAAAGTAAGCAAGATGGAAGAATcaaagcaggaagaagaaaaaaaaccaaaccaaaacaacaacaaaagaataaacaaacaaacaaacaaa GCTTGTTTTGATCCACCTCATGAAGTGGTTTCCACCAGGAACCCAGTCATATACAACAAAAGGGCAGCTGACCCAGTCCATTCTGACCTTGGTCGTTTGTTGGTGAAAAACAAGAATCTTTTAACTGAG CTaagaaatcttcaaaaaaaaCTTTCCATAAAAGAAACTTCACTGCAAGAGATGAAGACTGAGCTAgaaagttacaaagaaaataatatgcaaCAGTTGTTCCAGATAATGTCCCTGAAAGATGATATCAAGGACCTACAGGAACTTACTGCTTCTCTAACCAGAATTAAATCTTTGAAAAACACCAATATACAGAGTCTTAAAAGAGGCAACTGGGATTTAACTGAACGAATTATGGAACTAGAAAACCAGATAAG GGCACATCTGcttgaaagagaaaaggcagagcaAAGAGATTTTCTGGAGAAAAAGTTCTCAGGTGCTAACAGATTCACCCCTTATATGTATATGAAAGGACAAGAAGAATCCTTGGATATTTTCATGATGAAG GATAAGGATGAAGCTATCCTGTCCAAGAACTTTGAGAGAAACATTCTTCACTCCGAAGGACCAAAAGATGAGCAGAAAAAATGGGATAAATGTGAACAAGATTTGGTCCATAAAGAACAACAAACATCTGAATTAGACAGACCTCCATATTCATTTGGCTGGGAAACTAAAACTGCGCAATCCCAATATCTACGTTTCCTTGGTCAGTTGGCTGCTCTTCCAGGTGATGGCACTGTCCCCATACCAGCCACAGAGGAAGCTGTGAATGAGAAGATTCAGGAAACTGGTGCAAATGAGCAACCTTGGAAATCT aaaaCCAAAGACCTTCAGATGTTCACTAAACGACTGGAGCAGCTGCATTACCTTTATAAAGATACTGCTCAAAAATCATCCCAAACTGAAGAAAAGTATTGGGAACAAAAAAGACCCTTGAAACACCTAGAGGGGAAAATtgaaatcaatgacttttttcaAGGAAGATTAGACTTGGATAAGAAGAAA GAAAACTCAAAGACTACAAATTCCCAAACAGATGAGCACAGTGAAAAGTTTAAACAGCTAGAGGAAAACAACACTCAacaaatgatattaaatattcagCAGAATTTGCAGATTGCTACAACACAAAGATTGGAGGAGAAAATTCAGAAACTTCAGAAACAGCTCAGTGATTTGAAATTGTCAAATAAAAGTATGAAAACTCAACTGACAAGAGTAAATGTCCTTAAA GACAAAACAATTGAAAAACTCAGGAAATCTTTaacaaaagtggaaacaacaaAAGAGAAGGCAGTTATGCAAACAGAAAACTTGAAAGCTACATTAGACTCTGGAGAGCAAGAGGTAGGATCAGACAAAGAGAGGGCCCATCAGATGTTAGATGCTGTCACTCCTGAGCTCTCCACAGCAAAGGGCACACTTGAAGAAGTACCAGGACAAGAACAAAAg CTTGCTGACTTTCGAGAAACTATTATGAAGATGCTGGGATTTAACATGAAAACAGCAGACAAGGAAATCATCAATCAGCTAAGGCTTATTATACAGGtttatgaaatatctaaaaaatcaAAGACTGCTTCTGATTGTGAGACTAGACAGGATAATAAATAA
- the LOC105878338 gene encoding coiled-coil domain-containing protein 170-like isoform X2, whose translation MSGPFQVLNHSDPGRLANGQTNGRHEAKPPEVRHLSAHTSRKNSPVACFDPPHEVVSTRNPVIYNKRAADPVHSDLGRLLVKNKNLLTELRNLQKKLSIKETSLQEMKTELESYKENNMQQLFQIMSLKDDIKDLQELTASLTRIKSLKNTNIQSLKRGNWDLTERIMELENQIRAHLLEREKAEQRDFLEKKFSGANRFTPYMYMKGQEESLDIFMMKDKDEAILSKNFERNILHSEGPKDEQKKWDKCEQDLVHKEQQTSELDRPPYSFGWETKTAQSQYLRFLGQLAALPGDGTVPIPATEEAVNEKIQETGANEQPWKSKTKDLQMFTKRLEQLHYLYKDTAQKSSQTEEKYWEQKRPLKHLEGKIEINDFFQGRLDLDKKKENSKTTNSQTDEHSEKFKQLEENNTQQMILNIQQNLQIATTQRLEEKIQKLQKQLSDLKLSNKSMKTQLTRVNVLKDKTIEKLRKSLTKVETTKEKAVMQTENLKATLDSGEQEVGSDKERAHQMLDAVTPELSTAKGTLEEVPGQEQKLADFRETIMKMLGFNMKTADKEIINQLRLIIQVYEISKKSKTASDCETRQDNK comes from the exons ATGTCAGGCCCTTTCCAGGTTTTAAACCACTCAGATCCAGGAAGGCTTGCTAATGGCCAAACCAATGGTCGCCATGAAGCTAAGCCACCAGAAGTCAGACATCTATCAGCTCACACATCTCGGAAAAATAGCCCAGTG GCTTGTTTTGATCCACCTCATGAAGTGGTTTCCACCAGGAACCCAGTCATATACAACAAAAGGGCAGCTGACCCAGTCCATTCTGACCTTGGTCGTTTGTTGGTGAAAAACAAGAATCTTTTAACTGAG CTaagaaatcttcaaaaaaaaCTTTCCATAAAAGAAACTTCACTGCAAGAGATGAAGACTGAGCTAgaaagttacaaagaaaataatatgcaaCAGTTGTTCCAGATAATGTCCCTGAAAGATGATATCAAGGACCTACAGGAACTTACTGCTTCTCTAACCAGAATTAAATCTTTGAAAAACACCAATATACAGAGTCTTAAAAGAGGCAACTGGGATTTAACTGAACGAATTATGGAACTAGAAAACCAGATAAG GGCACATCTGcttgaaagagaaaaggcagagcaAAGAGATTTTCTGGAGAAAAAGTTCTCAGGTGCTAACAGATTCACCCCTTATATGTATATGAAAGGACAAGAAGAATCCTTGGATATTTTCATGATGAAG GATAAGGATGAAGCTATCCTGTCCAAGAACTTTGAGAGAAACATTCTTCACTCCGAAGGACCAAAAGATGAGCAGAAAAAATGGGATAAATGTGAACAAGATTTGGTCCATAAAGAACAACAAACATCTGAATTAGACAGACCTCCATATTCATTTGGCTGGGAAACTAAAACTGCGCAATCCCAATATCTACGTTTCCTTGGTCAGTTGGCTGCTCTTCCAGGTGATGGCACTGTCCCCATACCAGCCACAGAGGAAGCTGTGAATGAGAAGATTCAGGAAACTGGTGCAAATGAGCAACCTTGGAAATCT aaaaCCAAAGACCTTCAGATGTTCACTAAACGACTGGAGCAGCTGCATTACCTTTATAAAGATACTGCTCAAAAATCATCCCAAACTGAAGAAAAGTATTGGGAACAAAAAAGACCCTTGAAACACCTAGAGGGGAAAATtgaaatcaatgacttttttcaAGGAAGATTAGACTTGGATAAGAAGAAA GAAAACTCAAAGACTACAAATTCCCAAACAGATGAGCACAGTGAAAAGTTTAAACAGCTAGAGGAAAACAACACTCAacaaatgatattaaatattcagCAGAATTTGCAGATTGCTACAACACAAAGATTGGAGGAGAAAATTCAGAAACTTCAGAAACAGCTCAGTGATTTGAAATTGTCAAATAAAAGTATGAAAACTCAACTGACAAGAGTAAATGTCCTTAAA GACAAAACAATTGAAAAACTCAGGAAATCTTTaacaaaagtggaaacaacaaAAGAGAAGGCAGTTATGCAAACAGAAAACTTGAAAGCTACATTAGACTCTGGAGAGCAAGAGGTAGGATCAGACAAAGAGAGGGCCCATCAGATGTTAGATGCTGTCACTCCTGAGCTCTCCACAGCAAAGGGCACACTTGAAGAAGTACCAGGACAAGAACAAAAg CTTGCTGACTTTCGAGAAACTATTATGAAGATGCTGGGATTTAACATGAAAACAGCAGACAAGGAAATCATCAATCAGCTAAGGCTTATTATACAGGtttatgaaatatctaaaaaatcaAAGACTGCTTCTGATTGTGAGACTAGACAGGATAATAAATAA